The following coding sequences are from one Caballeronia sp. SBC1 window:
- the frc gene encoding formyl-CoA transferase: MSKPLEGIKIIDFTHVQAGPACTQLLAWFGADVIKVERPGSGDVTRTQLRDIPDVDALYFTMLNSNKKSLTLDTKKPEGKEVLEKLIKESDVMVENFGPGALDRMGFPWHTIKELNPKMILASVKGFSDGHHYDDLKVYENVAQCAGGAASTTGFWDGPPTISAAALGDSNTGMHLAIGILTALIGRDKTGKGQKVAVSMQDSVLNLCRVKLRDQQRLDRLGYLEEYPQYPHGEFSDVVPRGGNAGGGGQPGWVLKCKGWETDPNSYIYFTIQGHAWAPICRAIGKPEWIDDANYNTASARQPHIFDIFKTIEEWLADKTKFEAVDILRKFDIPCSPVLTMKELANDPSLRESGTITEVAHKERGSYLTVGSPIKFSDMKPEITASPLLGEHTDEVLESLGYSSAQIANLHQQQAV; this comes from the coding sequence ATGAGCAAGCCACTCGAGGGAATCAAGATTATCGACTTCACGCACGTGCAGGCAGGCCCGGCCTGCACGCAGTTGCTAGCGTGGTTCGGCGCCGACGTGATCAAGGTGGAACGCCCGGGTTCGGGCGATGTTACCCGCACGCAACTGCGTGATATCCCTGATGTTGATGCGCTGTATTTCACGATGCTCAACAGCAACAAGAAGTCCCTCACGCTCGACACCAAGAAGCCGGAAGGCAAGGAAGTGCTGGAGAAACTTATTAAGGAATCCGATGTGATGGTGGAAAACTTCGGTCCGGGCGCGCTCGACCGGATGGGTTTCCCGTGGCATACCATCAAGGAACTGAATCCGAAGATGATCCTGGCGTCGGTGAAAGGCTTCAGCGACGGCCACCACTACGACGACCTGAAAGTCTACGAAAACGTAGCGCAATGCGCGGGCGGTGCGGCGTCGACCACGGGGTTCTGGGACGGCCCGCCGACCATCAGCGCAGCGGCGCTCGGCGACAGCAATACCGGCATGCATCTCGCTATCGGCATCTTGACTGCGCTGATCGGACGCGACAAGACGGGCAAGGGACAGAAGGTTGCGGTATCCATGCAGGACAGCGTGCTCAACCTGTGCCGCGTGAAGTTGCGTGACCAGCAACGCCTGGACCGGCTGGGCTACCTGGAAGAGTATCCGCAATACCCGCACGGCGAATTCAGCGACGTCGTTCCGCGCGGCGGCAATGCGGGCGGCGGTGGTCAGCCGGGCTGGGTGCTGAAATGCAAGGGCTGGGAAACCGATCCGAACTCGTACATCTACTTCACGATCCAGGGTCACGCATGGGCGCCGATTTGCCGCGCGATCGGCAAACCCGAGTGGATAGACGATGCGAACTACAACACGGCGAGCGCGCGTCAGCCCCATATCTTCGACATCTTCAAGACGATCGAAGAATGGCTCGCCGATAAAACCAAGTTCGAGGCCGTGGATATCCTGCGCAAGTTTGATATTCCGTGCTCGCCCGTGCTGACGATGAAAGAGCTGGCCAACGATCCTTCGCTGCGTGAAAGCGGTACGATTACCGAAGTCGCACACAAGGAACGCGGTTCGTATCTCACGGTGGGCAGCCCGATCAAGTTCTCGGACATGAAGCCGGAGATCACGGCGTCGCCGTTGCTGGGCGAACACACTGACGAAGTGCTCGAAAGCCTGGGTTATAGCAGCGCGCAAATCGCCAACCTGCATCAGCAACAAGCTGTTTAA
- the oxc gene encoding oxalyl-CoA decarboxylase, producing MAEVLNHPQTATAAETAKQETPATTDGFHLVIDALKLNDLDTIFGLVGIPITDLARLAQAEGMRFIGFRHEQHAGNAAAIAGYMTQKPGICMTVSAPGFLNGLTALANATTNCFPMILISGSSEREIVDLQQGDYEEMDQLNAAKPYAKAAYRVLHAEDIGIGIARAIRAAVSGRPGGVYLDLPAKLLSQTIDAVKGKQSLVRVIDAAPRQLPAPDSVKRALDVLKDAKRPLILLGKGAAYAQADAQIRELVEKSGIPYLPMSMAKGLLPDTHEQSASAARSFVLQEADVVLLIGARLNWLLSHGKGKTWGGAPKQFIQVDISPTEIDSNVAIAAPVIGDIGSCVSALLGGMDASFPKPSTEWTGAISERKNKNLEKMAATLAKNPSPMNFHSALRAIRDVLKTRPDINVVNEGANTLDYARSIIDMYEPRKRFDSGTWGIMGIGMGFAIGAAVTSGKPVVAIEGDSAFGFSGMELETICRYDLPVCTIVFNNNGVYRGTDVNPTGGKDVAPTVFVKGARYDKMIEAFGGVGHHATTPEELTKALQEAIASGKPTLINAVIDEAAGTESGRLTNLNPQSTAMKK from the coding sequence ATGGCAGAAGTACTGAACCACCCGCAGACCGCCACTGCAGCCGAGACAGCGAAGCAGGAAACACCGGCGACCACCGACGGTTTCCATCTGGTCATCGATGCCCTGAAACTGAACGACCTCGACACCATCTTCGGGTTGGTCGGCATTCCCATTACCGACCTGGCGCGCCTCGCGCAAGCCGAAGGCATGCGCTTCATTGGCTTTCGCCATGAACAGCACGCGGGCAATGCGGCAGCTATCGCCGGCTACATGACGCAGAAGCCGGGCATCTGCATGACCGTTTCCGCGCCGGGCTTCCTGAACGGTCTGACGGCACTCGCCAACGCGACCACCAACTGCTTCCCCATGATCCTGATCAGCGGATCCAGCGAGCGCGAGATCGTGGACTTGCAGCAAGGCGACTACGAGGAAATGGATCAGCTCAACGCCGCAAAGCCCTACGCGAAGGCCGCGTATCGCGTCCTGCACGCGGAAGACATTGGCATCGGCATTGCGCGCGCAATTCGTGCCGCCGTGTCGGGCCGTCCCGGGGGCGTCTATCTGGACCTGCCGGCGAAACTGCTGTCCCAGACCATCGACGCCGTGAAGGGCAAACAGTCTCTGGTGCGCGTGATCGACGCGGCGCCGCGCCAGCTCCCGGCGCCTGACTCGGTCAAGCGCGCGCTCGACGTGCTGAAGGACGCGAAGCGTCCGCTGATCCTGCTCGGCAAGGGCGCGGCTTACGCCCAGGCCGATGCGCAGATTCGCGAGCTCGTGGAAAAGAGCGGCATTCCGTACTTGCCGATGTCGATGGCCAAGGGATTGCTGCCCGATACCCACGAGCAATCGGCGTCCGCCGCGCGCTCGTTCGTGCTGCAGGAAGCCGATGTCGTGCTGCTGATCGGCGCGCGCCTGAACTGGCTGTTGTCGCACGGCAAGGGCAAGACGTGGGGCGGCGCACCGAAGCAATTCATCCAGGTCGATATCTCGCCGACGGAAATCGACAGCAATGTGGCGATCGCCGCGCCGGTGATCGGCGACATTGGCTCGTGCGTGTCGGCGTTGCTGGGCGGCATGGATGCAAGCTTCCCGAAGCCGAGCACTGAGTGGACCGGTGCGATCTCCGAGCGCAAGAACAAGAACCTGGAAAAGATGGCCGCGACGCTGGCGAAGAATCCGTCGCCGATGAATTTCCACAGCGCATTGCGCGCGATCCGCGACGTATTGAAGACGCGCCCGGACATCAACGTGGTCAACGAAGGCGCGAACACCCTCGACTACGCCCGCAGCATCATCGACATGTATGAGCCGCGCAAGCGGTTCGACTCGGGTACGTGGGGAATCATGGGTATCGGCATGGGCTTCGCGATTGGCGCGGCGGTGACGAGCGGCAAGCCGGTCGTCGCCATTGAAGGCGACAGCGCGTTCGGTTTCAGCGGCATGGAACTCGAAACCATCTGCCGCTACGACCTGCCGGTTTGCACCATCGTCTTCAACAACAACGGCGTGTATCGCGGCACCGACGTGAACCCGACCGGCGGCAAGGACGTTGCCCCGACCGTGTTCGTCAAGGGCGCGCGCTACGACAAGATGATCGAGGCGTTCGGTGGCGTAGGCCACCACGCCACGACGCCGGAAGAGCTGACGAAGGCGCTGCAGGAAGCCATTGCGTCCGGCAAGCCGACCCTTATCAATGCGGTTATCGATGAAGCCGCGGGCACCGAGAGCGGCCGCCTGACGAATCTGAATCCGCAAAGCACGGCGATGAAAAAGTAA
- a CDS encoding pyridoxal-phosphate dependent enzyme: MLHIETPLILHRGLSKSTRRIWLKLENLQPSGSFKMRGMGLLCSRAKAAGKLRVVCPSGGNAGFATAFVARLLGMPAEIVVPSTTPESTRKRIAALGATVIVHGDVWDEANEHALALSASDEVEYVPAFDHPVLWEGHSTMIDEIIAVLPQVDAVVASVGGGGLLAGILTGLLRHGRTDCRVIACETSGAASFRAALDAGHPMKLDRIDSIAKSLAALQVASWPVDAIKQFSHESVVLPDADAIMGVTRFADDHRQLVEPACGVSLAVGYLDHPAIAAAHDVVIVVCGGVNIDARMVADWTS, encoded by the coding sequence TTGCTTCACATCGAAACCCCGTTGATCCTGCATCGCGGACTCTCTAAGTCCACCCGCCGCATCTGGCTCAAGCTTGAAAACCTGCAGCCCAGCGGCTCGTTCAAAATGCGCGGCATGGGCTTGCTGTGTTCACGGGCAAAAGCGGCCGGCAAACTCCGCGTGGTTTGCCCGTCCGGCGGCAACGCCGGTTTTGCAACGGCATTTGTGGCGCGCTTGCTCGGCATGCCGGCTGAGATCGTGGTGCCTTCCACAACGCCTGAAAGCACACGCAAGCGGATTGCCGCGCTCGGTGCGACGGTGATCGTGCATGGCGATGTCTGGGACGAAGCGAACGAGCATGCGCTTGCACTGTCGGCGTCGGATGAAGTCGAGTATGTGCCGGCGTTCGATCACCCGGTCTTATGGGAAGGCCATAGCACGATGATCGACGAGATTATCGCTGTCCTGCCGCAAGTGGATGCCGTCGTGGCCAGCGTGGGCGGGGGCGGTCTGCTCGCGGGTATCTTGACGGGTTTGCTGCGCCACGGCCGTACGGATTGTCGCGTGATCGCGTGCGAGACGTCGGGCGCGGCGTCATTTCGCGCGGCGCTGGATGCGGGGCATCCGATGAAACTGGATCGTATCGACAGCATCGCAAAGTCGCTTGCAGCGCTTCAGGTGGCGAGCTGGCCGGTCGATGCCATCAAGCAGTTTTCGCACGAGTCGGTTGTGTTGCCGGATGCCGATGCGATCATGGGCGTGACGCGTTTCGCCGATGACCATCGGCAGCTCGTGGAACCGGCTTGCGGGGTATCGTTGGCTGTTGGTTACCTCGATCATCCGGCGATTGCTGCCGCGCACGACGTGGTGATCGTGGTGTGCGGTGGGGTCAATATTGATGCCCGGATGGTGGCGGACTGGACGAGCTGA
- a CDS encoding LysR family transcriptional regulator: MDRLDAMRLFVRVVERGSFSAVAREAGVGQSAVSKQIAALEVHLGAQLLRRTSRSMTLTEAGQVFYESALRVVDEFDAAESLVGRGQSAPSGLIRVTAAPVFGRLYIVPRLPEFFARYPDISIELTGSGRNINLIEEGVDLAIRNGELTDSSMIARRIATAPFATVGTPAYLAVRGVPLTPADLDAHACLIFAPLHEPLPWEFRDGSRSLQHHPRANFRTADAEQIRAAVLAGLGLAHGPVWAFAPEIASGAVRVVLADYAPGPLAISAVHPAGRRLPTKVRVFIDFLAEILAGDPALTGHSS, translated from the coding sequence ATGGACCGGCTCGACGCGATGCGCCTTTTCGTCCGTGTGGTCGAACGCGGCAGCTTTTCGGCGGTGGCCCGGGAAGCTGGCGTAGGCCAGTCGGCGGTCAGCAAACAGATCGCCGCCCTCGAGGTCCACCTGGGCGCGCAGCTGCTGCGCCGCACCTCGCGGAGCATGACCCTCACCGAGGCCGGCCAGGTTTTCTACGAATCCGCCTTGCGGGTGGTCGACGAATTCGACGCGGCGGAGTCCCTGGTCGGCCGTGGCCAATCCGCGCCGTCCGGCCTGATACGGGTGACCGCCGCCCCGGTGTTCGGGCGGCTCTACATAGTGCCGCGCCTCCCGGAGTTTTTTGCTCGCTATCCGGACATCTCCATCGAGCTCACCGGGTCCGGGCGCAACATCAACCTGATCGAGGAAGGCGTCGACCTGGCGATCCGCAACGGTGAGCTCACCGACTCCAGCATGATCGCGCGCCGCATTGCCACGGCGCCTTTCGCGACCGTCGGCACGCCGGCCTACCTCGCGGTGCGTGGCGTACCCCTGACCCCCGCCGACCTCGACGCCCACGCCTGCCTGATTTTCGCTCCGCTCCACGAGCCCCTGCCGTGGGAGTTCCGGGACGGGTCGAGGTCCCTCCAGCACCACCCGAGGGCGAACTTCCGCACCGCCGACGCCGAACAGATCCGCGCGGCGGTACTCGCCGGCCTGGGCCTTGCCCACGGTCCCGTCTGGGCGTTCGCGCCCGAGATTGCCTCGGGCGCGGTCCGCGTCGTGTTGGCCGACTACGCCCCCGGTCCGCTGGCCATCAGCGCCGTCCACCCCGCCGGCCGGCGTTTGCCCACCAAGGTCCGGGTGTTCATCGACTTCCTGGCGGAGATCCTGGCGGGCGATCCGGCGTTGACGGGGCACTCAAGCTGA
- a CDS encoding alpha/beta hydrolase fold domain-containing protein encodes MTTMPKTTFVETRHVLSDDERQIEQTVLAGIHQLFSDPAGNQRETYDTLIARTPIADGVTLEAIDRDGVSGWWVRPAGAPADRAILFLHGGGYVLGSAKAYRGLASQVAVRAGVAVFVAEYPLAPEHVFPAASEAAAAVRGWLGSQGVSEVALVGDSAGGGLALSVLGDTVTTSPAITAIAVFSPWLDLAMTGASVTSPDIRDPIFFQPEMLGGPAAAYLAGADPKDGRASPLYAVPDVLPPLLIQVGSDEILLDDARRYAQAAADKGGEVQLDIFEGLHHVFQGATRDLPAARRALDAAAAFLNGHWA; translated from the coding sequence ATGACCACCATGCCCAAGACGACGTTCGTTGAAACCCGCCACGTTCTGTCCGATGACGAGCGCCAAATCGAGCAGACCGTGCTCGCCGGGATCCACCAGCTGTTCTCCGACCCCGCCGGCAATCAGCGCGAAACTTATGACACGCTGATCGCCAGGACCCCGATCGCCGATGGCGTCACCCTGGAAGCCATCGACCGTGACGGCGTCAGCGGCTGGTGGGTGCGGCCGGCTGGCGCCCCGGCCGACCGGGCGATCCTCTTCCTGCACGGCGGCGGCTACGTGCTCGGCTCGGCCAAGGCGTATCGCGGCCTAGCCAGTCAGGTTGCGGTCCGCGCGGGAGTGGCGGTGTTCGTGGCCGAGTATCCACTGGCGCCGGAGCACGTGTTCCCGGCCGCGTCCGAAGCCGCCGCCGCGGTTCGCGGCTGGTTGGGCAGCCAGGGCGTCTCGGAGGTCGCACTGGTCGGTGACTCCGCGGGCGGCGGCCTGGCCCTCAGTGTGTTGGGCGATACGGTGACGACCTCACCGGCGATAACGGCCATCGCGGTCTTTTCGCCCTGGCTCGATCTGGCGATGACCGGCGCCTCTGTCACCAGTCCCGACATCCGCGACCCCATCTTCTTCCAGCCGGAAATGCTTGGGGGACCCGCCGCGGCTTATCTTGCCGGCGCAGATCCGAAGGACGGCCGGGCGTCGCCGCTCTACGCCGTGCCCGACGTCTTGCCGCCGTTGCTGATCCAGGTGGGCAGCGACGAGATCCTGCTCGACGACGCGCGGCGCTACGCGCAAGCGGCCGCGGACAAGGGTGGCGAGGTGCAGCTCGATATCTTCGAAGGTCTGCACCACGTCTTCCAGGGCGCGACGAGAGATCTGCCGGCCGCGCGCCGCGCGCTCGACGCGGCGGCTGCGTTCTTGAACGGCCACTGGGCGTAG